One Hypanus sabinus isolate sHypSab1 chromosome 4, sHypSab1.hap1, whole genome shotgun sequence genomic region harbors:
- the LOC132392734 gene encoding gamma-crystallin S-1-like isoform X2: MRRVRGTIIFYEDRNFQGRHYECSSDCADLSPYFSRCNSIRVESDWWVLYEKPNYMGYQYVLSRGEYPDYQRWMGFNDCVKSCRSFPLVRGTYRMRIYERPDFTGQMMEFMDDCPSVYDRFRHHDIHSCQVMDGYWIFYEQPSYRGRQYFLRPGEYRRYSDWGGYNSMIGSFRRMRDF; the protein is encoded by the exons ATCATCTTCTACGAGGACAGGAACTTCCAGGGTCGGCACTATGAGTGCAGCTCCGACTGTGCTGACCTCTCCCCTTACTTCAGCCGCTGTAACTCCATCCGTGTTGAGAGTGACTGGTGGGTGTTGTACGAGAAACCCAACTACATGGGATACCAGTATGTCCTGAGCaggggagagtatcctgactaccAGCGCTGGATGGGATTCAATGACTGTGTCAAGTCCTGTCGCAGCTTCCCTTTGGTAA GAGGCACCTACAGGATGAGGATTTATGAAAGGCCTGACTTTACAGGGCAGATGATGGAATTCATGGATGACTGTCCCTCCGTCTACGATCGTTTCCGTCACCATGACATCCACTCCTGTCAGGTGATGGATGGTTACTGGATCTTCTATGAACAGCCCAGCTACAGAGGCCGACAGTACTTCCTGAGACCCGGGGaatacaggagatacagtgactgGGGCGGCTACAACTCAATGATCGGGTCCTTCAGGCGCATGAGGGACTTCTAG
- the LOC132392734 gene encoding gamma-crystallin S-1-like isoform X1, whose product MRRVRGTIIFYEDRNFQGRHYECSSDCADLSPYFSRCNSIRVESDWWVLYEKPNYMGYQYVLSRGEYPDYQRWMGFNDCVKSCRSFPLYRGGTYRMRIYERPDFTGQMMEFMDDCPSVYDRFRHHDIHSCQVMDGYWIFYEQPSYRGRQYFLRPGEYRRYSDWGGYNSMIGSFRRMRDF is encoded by the exons ATCATCTTCTACGAGGACAGGAACTTCCAGGGTCGGCACTATGAGTGCAGCTCCGACTGTGCTGACCTCTCCCCTTACTTCAGCCGCTGTAACTCCATCCGTGTTGAGAGTGACTGGTGGGTGTTGTACGAGAAACCCAACTACATGGGATACCAGTATGTCCTGAGCaggggagagtatcctgactaccAGCGCTGGATGGGATTCAATGACTGTGTCAAGTCCTGTCGCAGCTTCCCTTTG TACCGAGGAGGCACCTACAGGATGAGGATTTATGAAAGGCCTGACTTTACAGGGCAGATGATGGAATTCATGGATGACTGTCCCTCCGTCTACGATCGTTTCCGTCACCATGACATCCACTCCTGTCAGGTGATGGATGGTTACTGGATCTTCTATGAACAGCCCAGCTACAGAGGCCGACAGTACTTCCTGAGACCCGGGGaatacaggagatacagtgactgGGGCGGCTACAACTCAATGATCGGGTCCTTCAGGCGCATGAGGGACTTCTAG